In Acidiferrobacterales bacterium, the genomic window CATCCACCACCTTACGGGTCCGAGGACTGATTGAAGCCAAGTCTTCCCAGAACTCCTTGGAGTCCGCGACAACCTGATCCCATTCTTCTGCCGGAATGGTCGTCAGTTCCATTTTCTCGCCTTCGACTCTGAGCTGTGCCTCACCGCCCCAGTACCAGACCTGACGATAGTAGTGCGAATCATTGCACGACATTCTGAACAGTTCCTGGAGATTGGCTGGCAAAGCATTCCAACTCTTCGTATTCGCAAAGTAGGAACCACACCATGCACCAGTGACGTTGTTGAGCAGGGCGTAATTGCATACATCCGCCCAACCGACTTCGTACGCTTCGGTGAATCCGCACCAGGCGACGCCGTCCAGCTCACCCGTACCGATGGCGACTTCAATATCGTCCCAGGGCAGGGTGACCGGTACCAGACCATAGCGTGACAGGAACCTGCCCGCAGTGGGGACACCGAAAACCCGCTTGCCCTTCATATCAGCAAGTGAGCGAATTGGATCCTTGGTGAAAATATGCAACGGATCCCAAGCACCGGCACTGATCCATTCCACTCCTTCAACCTCACCATAAGCCTCAGCCCAGATCTGATCCAGTCCGTAGTACTTGAACAGCACCGGTAAGTCCAGACTGTAACGGGTGGAAAATGGGAAATACCCACCAAACACACTGATGTCAACCGGAGAGGCCATCGTGGCATCATCACTCTGTACTGCATCCAGTGCGCCTGATTGCATGGCTCGAAACAACTCGTCGGTTGGAACCAGCTGATCGGCATAATACAGCTCAATCTCCATCTGACCGTGTGCAATCTTGTTGAATGATTCGATCTGCGGTAATACCACATGAGCGCCCAGAGGGGCACCCGAATACGATTGCAATCGCCACTTGATGGGGTTGCTCTGTGAGAAGGCATATGGCGCGGTTCCTGCAGCGAGAATACCTGCGGTACCGGCACCGACCTTTTTTACGAAATCCCGACGATCGTGATTAGCCGGACTGATTGTCTTATTTTTATCTGTCATTGTTTTACCTCTTTTTATGAAAAGCGACTCGCTGCGGTGATCAATTCACCTGGTGTAAATTTGGCCAGGTAACCACAGAGCGATCTGGGGAAAAACCATGACCAAAGTCAATGCGACAATCATGACCAGCACAAAAGGCGAGATGGAACGATAGATGTCGCCCAACGTAATTTCTGGCGGTGCCATGGCGCGCATGAGAAAAAGATTATAGCCAAAGGGTGGTGTCATATAGGCGATTTGACAGGTGATGGTATACAGCACACCGTACCACACC contains:
- the dctP gene encoding TRAP transporter substrate-binding protein DctP; the protein is MTDKNKTISPANHDRRDFVKKVGAGTAGILAAGTAPYAFSQSNPIKWRLQSYSGAPLGAHVVLPQIESFNKIAHGQMEIELYYADQLVPTDELFRAMQSGALDAVQSDDATMASPVDISVFGGYFPFSTRYSLDLPVLFKYYGLDQIWAEAYGEVEGVEWISAGAWDPLHIFTKDPIRSLADMKGKRVFGVPTAGRFLSRYGLVPVTLPWDDIEVAIGTGELDGVAWCGFTEAYEVGWADVCNYALLNNVTGAWCGSYFANTKSWNALPANLQELFRMSCNDSHYYRQVWYWGGEAQLRVEGEKMELTTIPAEEWDQVVADSKEFWEDLASISPRTRKVVDAFRQYSEVMEKVGVPYRYS